From Polyodon spathula isolate WHYD16114869_AA chromosome 24, ASM1765450v1, whole genome shotgun sequence, one genomic window encodes:
- the LOC121299014 gene encoding semaphorin-6D-like isoform X3, translating to MGLGIQLFLSVVILTTSQLVAVSFPEDDEPIDTVDYHYSRQYPVFRGRPSGNESQHRLDFQLMVKIQDTLFIAGRDQVYTVSLKESYRNEIVPYRKLTWRSRQQDRENCAMKGKHRDECHNFIKVFVPRNDDLVLVCGTNAFNPMCRYYRLDNLEYDGEEISGLARCPFDAKQTNVAIFADSKLYSATVADFLASDAVIYRSMGDGSALRTIKYDSKWLKEPHFLHALEYGNYVYFFFREIAVEHNNLGKAVYSRVARICKNDIGGSQRVLEKHWTSFVKARLNCSVPGDSFFYFDVLQSITDIIEINGIPTLVGVFTTQLNSIPGSAVCAFSMDDIETVLSGRFKEQKTPDSVWTAFPEDRLPKPRPGCCAGHGLAESYKTSIDFPDETLSFIKSHPLMDSAVPSVTEEPWFTKTRVKYRLTAIAVDNSAGPYQNYTILFIGSEAGVVLKVLAKAPLSLNNSVLLEEIDVFNHGKCLSNSEEDQKIMSLQLDTDNHALFVALSSCVIKIPLSRCERHGSCQKSCIASRDPYCGWMADGSCERIQPGMISGYEQDVEHGNTMRLGGCHEFVATTAMPDYKTFGDPTSGVWEVQSGDSNQMVHMNVLITCVFAAFLLGAFIAGVAVYCYRDAFIRKPRKIHKDAESAQSCTDSSGSFTKLNGLFDSPVKEYQQNIDSSKLYTSLLSNGKDMPTNGDTKTMILSSHSQPPELAALPTPESTPVLQQKSMQPIKNQWEKANNVKVSRKESPLKSPQYFPSSPPPHSPIGHGHIPSAVVLPNATHDYRASFSNPDFHRSERKMQKIDQPACGKSSKKDQRRSVDARNTLNDLLKHLNETNSNPKSILGEVPMTHQSLPLDPMTEMPPKIPSREASLYSPSSTLPRNSPTKRVDVPSTPTTPTIPMNTLERQRGYHRSSSQRHSLSGLPKNINSPNGVLLSRQPSMNRGGYITPNPPSRLDLHGTPIGVHSQPSLSRQSSYTGHGSLPRTGIKRTPSIKPDVPPKPNGFVPQTAPMRPVNKYSY from the exons ATGGGGCTGGGAATACAGCTTTTTCTCAGTGTGGTGATACTTACGACTTCACAGTTGGTGGCGGTCAGCTTTCCTGAAGATGATGAACCCATTGACACTGTAGACTACCACT ATTCAAGGCAATATCCTGTATTCAGAGGACGTCCTTCAGGCAACGAATCTCAGCACAGGCTGGACTTTCAGCTGATGGTGAAAATTCAAGACACACTTTTCATAGCTGGCAG GGATCAGGTCTACACTGTCAGCCTAAAAGAATCATATAGGAATGAAATCGTTCCTTACAGG AAATTAACATGGAGATCCAGGCAGCAAGACAGGGAAAACTGTGCCATGAAGGGAAAGCACAGA gatgAATGCCATAATTTCATAAAGGTCTTCGTTCCAAGAAATGATGATCTGGTTTTAGTCTGTGGCACAAACGCTTTCAACCCCATGTGCAGATATTACAGA ttggacAACCTGGAATATGACGGTGAAGAAATTAGTGGTTTGGCAAGATGCCCATTCGATGCCAAGCAGACCAATGTTGCCATATTTGCTG ACAGCAAACTTTACTCTGCAACGGTGGCAGATTTCCTGGCAAGTGATGCAGTCATATATCGCAGCATGGGAGATGGATCAGCCTTGAGAACAATAAAATACGATTCTAAGTGGTTAAAAG AGCCACACTTTCTACATGCCTTAGAGTATGGGAATTATGTGTACTTCTTCTTTAGAGAAATAGCAGTGGAACACAATAATCTGGGGAAG gctgtGTATTCCAGAGTGGCACGCATATGTAAAAATGACATAGGTGGCTCCCAAAGAGTACTAGAAAAACACTGGACCTCATTTGTGAAGGCTCGCCTCAACTGCTCTGTTCCTGGGGATTCGTTTTTCTATTTTGATGTTCTGCAATCCATCACGGACATAATAGAAATCAATGGCATCCCCACGCTTGTTGGCGTATTTACCACACAGCTTAATAG CATTCCAGGATCTGCTGTGTGTGCTTTCAGCATGGATGATATTGAAACCGTGCTCAGCGGcagatttaaagaacaaaaaactcCGGACTCTGTTTGGACAGCTTTTCCTGAAGATAGATTACCTAAACCTAG GCCTGGCTGCTGTGCAGGACATGGTCTGGCAGAGTCTTACAAAACCTCCATTGATTTCCCCGACGAAACCCTATCCTTTATCAAATCCCATCCTTTGATGGATTCTGCTGTCCCATCCGTCACTGAGGAGCCCTGGTTCACAAAGACTCGCGTCAA GTACAGGCTCACTGCAATTGCAGTGGACAATTCGGCAGGTCCTTATCAAAACTACACAATACTTTTTATTGGCTCCGAAGCAGGCGTGGTCCTCAAAGTCTTGGCAAAGGCTCCCCTTTCTCTGAATAACAGCGTTTTACTGGAAGAGATTGATGTCTTTAACCATGGAAA GTGTCTATCCAACAGTGAGGAAGACCAAAAGATCATGTCACTTCAGTTGGACACCGATAATCATGCCTTGTTTGTGGCCCTTTCAAGCTGTGTGATCAAGATACCACTCAGTCGCTGTGAACGTCATGGCTCCTGTCAAAA GTCTTGTATCGCATCACGGGATCCATATTGTGGCTGGATGGCTGACGGATCATGTGAAAGGATTCAACCGGGTATGAT CTCTGGGTATGAACAAGATGTGGAACATGGCAACACCATGCGACTTGGAGGTTGTCACG AATTTGTGGCTACTACAGCTATGCCAGATTACAAAACATTTGGCGATCCAACATCTG GTGTGTGGGAGGTTCAGTCAGGAGACTCCAATCAAATGGTTCACATGAATGTCCTGATCACCTGTGTTTTTGCTGCTTTTCTCCTGGGTGCCTTCATAGCTGGCGTGGCAGTTTACTGTTACAGAGATGCTTTCATACGAAAACCCAGGAAAATTCACAAAGACGCTGAATCGGCTCAGTCTTGCACAGACTCAAGTGGAAGCTTTACAAAACTAAATGGATTGTTTGATAGCCCAGTGAAGGAATACCAGCAAAATATTGATTCGTCTAAGCTGTACACAAGCTTAttgagtaatgggaaagatatgCCGACTAATGGAGACACAAAGACGATGATATTGAGCAGCCATAGTCAACCTCCAGAACTAGCTGCTCTTCCAACTCCCGAGTCTACCCCAGTTCTTCAGCAGAAAAGCATGCAGCCTATTAAGAACCAGTGGGAGAAAGCTAATAATGTAAAGGTTTCGAGAAAGGAATCTCCTCTCAAAAGCCCTCAGTATTTTCCATCTAGCCCTCCACCTCACTCCCCTATTGGACACGGACATATTCCAAGTGCTGTTGTTCTTCCGAATGCTACCCATGACTACCGTGCTTCCTTCTCAAATCCAGATTTCCACAGATCTGAAAGGAAAATGCAGAAGATTGATCAGCCTGCATGTGGAAAATCAAGCAAAAAAGACCAGAGACGATCTGTGGATGCAAGGAATACCCTGAATGACCttctgaaacatttaaatgaaacgAACAGCAATCCAAAATCTATACTTGGAGAAGTCCCCATGACCCACCAAAGCCTGCCACTGGACCCGATGACAGAGATGCCACCTAAGATTCCCAGTAGAGAGGCTTCTCTTTATTCTCCCTCTTCCACTCTTCCAAGAAACAGCCCAACTAAACGGGTTGATGTGCCCAGTACTCCAACAACACCAACAATACCAATGAACACATTAGAAAGACAGAGGGGGTATCACAGAAGTTCTTCACAAAGGCACTCACTGTCTGGCCTGCCTAAAAACATTAACTCACCAAATGGTGTGCTATTGTCAAGACAACCTAGTATGAACAGAGGGGGATATATTACTCCCAACCCCCCATCTAGATTAGACTTGCATGGAACACCAATTGGTGTTCATTCTCAACCCTCTTTATCCAGACAGAGCAGCTACACAGGGCATGGCTCACTTCCACGAACTGGAATCAAGAGGACACCCTCCATAAAACCAGATGTTCCTCCAAAACCCAATGGGTTTGTTCCTCAGACTGCTCCAATGAGACCAGTAAACAAATACAGCTACTAA